A window of Xiphophorus hellerii strain 12219 chromosome 19, Xiphophorus_hellerii-4.1, whole genome shotgun sequence contains these coding sequences:
- the LOC116708785 gene encoding translation initiation factor IF-2-like isoform X2, with the protein MSDFTGRPAAISSQVLSTLFDRAVSEDPNIVLESEFISDLANTQETYQNHTALNNTIDNRENPRKNRLSLNKKRTDSEAIRSSQLVNTALTPSGSVQTGVHSITRDEDVILISSESEDEPVADLPSGQRFDFISVTPPPTPRQAARARPDIEQRAEPEPEAEPEPEPEAEPEPEALPERPTNSHHPSSGLRGWERKRRAHNLQFRTVLLDGLITESFMLLDRPPTDRGRRRQALARNREQVKILLQASRTVLHNLSSDAKVIVK; encoded by the exons ATGTCCGACTTTACAGGAAGACCTGCAGCTATAAGTTCTCAGGTTCTGTCCACGTTGTTCGATC ggGCAGTCTCAGAAGATCCAAACATTGTCTTAGAGTCGGAATTTATAAGCG ATCTTGCCAATACTCAGGAGACAtaccagaaccacacagcattaAACAATACAATTG ATAACCGGGAGAATCCTAGGAAGAACCGCTTgtcattgaataaaaaaagaactgactCTGAAGCTATCAGATCATCACAGCTGGTGAATACGGCTCTGACACCATCCGGTTCTGTTCAGACAGGAGTACaca GCATAACCCGTGATGAAGACGTAATTCTCATCTCGTCTGAATCGGAAGACGAACCTGTGGCAGACCTGCCTTCAGGGCAGAGATTTGATTTCATCTCCGTCACGCCTCCTCCCACACCACGGCAGGCTGCCAGGGCAAGGCCAGACATCGAAcagagagcagaaccagaacctgaagcggaaccggaaccagaacctgaagcggaaccggaaccagaagCGCTACCTGAGAGGCCTACTAATTCTCACCACCCAT CTTCCGGACTCAGGGGctgggagaggaagaggagagcacATAATCTCCAATTCAGAACCGTTTTATTAGATGGATTGATTACag AATCTTTCATGCTGCTGGACAGACCTCCTACGGACAGAGGACGACGACGACAAGCTCTGGCTCGCAACCGAGAACAAGTTAAAATCCTGCTACAAGCCAGCAGAACAGTGTTGCATAATCTTTCCTCCGATGCAAAGGTGATTGTGAAATGA